A single Amphiprion ocellaris isolate individual 3 ecotype Okinawa chromosome 15, ASM2253959v1, whole genome shotgun sequence DNA region contains:
- the LOC111571912 gene encoding ectonucleotide pyrophosphatase/phosphodiesterase family member 2 isoform X2 — MLLGNLVVVVFCLWRTDVSRAYVFQATRPVEGGDSPPQPTKGISDWVSSAGSCKGRCFELEVVDPPGCRCDNLCKTYYSCCFDFDEHCLKTEGGFECTQDRCGEERNDDHACHCSDDCLEKGDCCSNYKSLCKGETSWVQGDCEEIKGAECPAGFIRPPLIMLSVDGFRASYLKKGKSVIPNIHKLRTCGTSAPYMRPVYPSKTFPNLYTLATGLYPESHGIVGNTMHDPVFNATFSLRTREKLNHRWWGGQPIWITAEKQGVKAGTFFWPWYWSWVIPLERRILTILRWLHLPDHERPYVYAVHSEQPDTYGHRMGPLSSELDNPLREIDNIIGQLMNGLKQMNLHRCINVIIVGDHGMEEAHCDRTEFLSSYPLNIEEITLIPGSLGRIRPRDPKSTTYDPKVVVANLTCKMPTQHFKPYLKQHLPKRLHYANNRRIEDVHLLMERKWHIARKMPEKLRTRCGFLGDHGFDNKITSMRTIFMGHGPSFKFQKRVPEFDNIELYNVMCDLLGLKPAPNNGTHGSLNDMLKEPPFQPSMPEEVTPPSPASDSDVTVTQDLGCSCDDENKVEEVIEAFNPAPDGVYNYSVETRGDSTHLPFGRPAVMFDTQYSLLHHVEFISGYSKELAMPLWTAYTLPRQEDVTPVPEVSPAVQCIRVDSRVSADHRQSCTTYSQNKHLTYGFLFPPELATSPESRYDASLITNTVPMYPAFKRLWSYLQGALLRRFADESNSINVLTGPVFDFNYDGLRDTTEKIKEFSANGPPVPTHFYTIVTSCQEVNQTVEECDGALRVFSYLLPHRPDNSEACNSAEDESQWVEDLLKLHTARVRDVEILAGLDLYRSTNLTYTSTLSLKTYLQTFESDD, encoded by the exons ATGCTACTGGGCAATTTG GTAGTGGTTGTGTTCTGTCTGTGGAGAACTGATGTCAGCAGAGCTTACGTGTTTCAAGCCACCCGACCTGTAGAGGGAGGAGACAGTCCACCGCAACCCACGAAAG GAATCTCAGACTGGGTCAGCTCAGCGGGCTCCTGTAAGGGGAGGTGCTTCGAGCTGGAGGTGGTTGATCCTCCAGGATGCAGATGTGATAATCTGTGTAAAACCTACTACAGCTGCTGCTTCGACTTTGACGAGCACTGCCTGAAAACAG AGGGAGGCTTTGAGTGCACACAGGATCGCTGTGGGGAGGAGAGGAATGACGACCATGCCTGCCACTGCTCTGACGACTGTCTGGAGAAAGGAGACTGTTGTTCTAACTACAAGTCACTCTGCAAAG GTGAGACTTCATGGGTGCAAGGAGACTGTGAGGAGATCAAGGGTGCTGAATGTCCAGCAGG CTTCATCCGTCCCCCTCTCATTATGCTCTCTGTCGACGGGTTCAGGGCTTCCTACCTGAAGAAAGGCAAATCTGTCATCCCCAACATACACAAACTCA GAACATGTGGTACGTCAGCACCGTACATGCGACCTGTCTACCCGTCAAAGACTTTTCCAAACTTATACACCCTCGCTACA GGACTGTACCCAGAGTCTCATGGGATTGTGGGAAACACGATGCATGACCCGGTGTTTAATGCCACCTTCAGCCTGCGAACCAGAGAGAAGCTGAACCATCGCTGGTGGGGAGGACAGCCG ATCTGGatcacagcagagaaacaagGAGTGAAAGCCGGCACTTTCTTCTGGCCTTGGTACTGGAGTTG GGTGATTCCTCTTGAAAGGAGGATTTTGACCATCCTGCGTTGGCTGCATCTGCCTGATCATGAGAG GCCGTACGTTTACGCCGTCCACTCAGAGCAGCCCGACACCTACGGACATCGGATGGGACCACTCAGCAGCGAG CTGGACAACCCTCTGAGGGAGATCGACAACATCATCGGTCAACTCATGAACGGACTGAAACAGATGAACCTTCACCGCTGCATCAACGTCATCATCGTAGGAGATCACG GTATGGAGGAGGCCCACTGTGACAGGACAGAGTTTCTCAGCAGTTACCCACTCAACATAGAGGAAATTACACTGATCCCCGGATCGCTGGGCAGAATACGACCTCGGGACCCCAAATCCACCACAT ATGACCCCAAAGTTGTGGTTGCAAACCTCACT TGTAAAATGCCAACTCAGCACTTCAAGCCATACCTGAAGCAGCATTTACCCAAGAGGCTTCACTACGCCAACAACCGCAGGATCGAGGACGTCCACCTGCTGATGGAGAGGAAGTGGCACATTGCTAG gaaaatgccagaaaaactGAGGACTCGCTGTGGTTTCTTAGGCGATCATGGCTTCGACAACAAGATAACCAGCATGAGG ACGATCTTTATGGGCCATGGACCAAGCTTCAAATTCCAAAAAAGAGTGCCAGAGTTTGATAACATAGAGTTATACAACGTCATGTGTG ACTTGTTGGGGTTGAAGCCGGCTCCGAACAACGGAACTCACGGCAGCCTGAACGACATGCTGAAAGAGCCGCCATTCCAGCCCAGCATGCCGGAGGAAGTCACACCACCGTCACCGGCGTCCGACTCCGACGTCACCGTGACACAAGATCTGGGCTGCAGCTGTGATGATGAG AACAAAGTGGAGGAGGTCATCGAAGCTTTTAACCCTGCACCGGACGGAGTCTATAATTACA GCGTTGAAACCAGAGGAG acagCACCCATCTGCCGTTTGGTCGACCAGCGGTGATGTTCGACACTCAGTACAGCCTCCTTCATCATGTGGAGTTCATCAGTGGATACAGCAAAGAGCTGGCCATGCCTCTGTGGACGGCATACACACTGCCACGACag GAGGACGTAACTCCTGTTCCAGAGGTTTCTCCAGCTGTTCAGTGTATCCGAGTCGACTCCAGAGTGTCAGCTGATCACCGTCAGAGCTGCACCACCTACAGCCAGAACAAGCACCTCACCTACGGCTTCCTCTTTCCTCCAG AGTTGGCAACATCTCCGGAGTCCAGATACGACGCTTCGCTCATCACCAACACTGTCCCCATGTACCCTGCCTTCAAGA GATTGTGGAGTTACCTCCAGGGGGCACTGCTGAGGCGTTTCGCAGACGAGAGCAACAGCATCAATGTTCTCACTGGACCTGTGTTCGACTTCAACTATGACGGGCTCCGAGACACCACAGAGAAGATAAAAGA GTTCTCGGCCAACGGACCGCCTGTCCCCACCCACTTCTACACCATCGTGACGAGCTGCCAGGAGGTGAACCAGACGGTGGAGGAGTGTGACGGAGCGCTCAGGGTCTTTTCCTATCTGCTTCCCCACCGACCGGACAACAGCGAAGCCTGCAAT